A segment of the Thermodesulfobacteriota bacterium genome:
CTTTCCAATGATGAAGATGTGGACGGCTTTTTCTGGAAACCTGAAGAGCTCAAGGATTTGCGTCTGGAAATGGATGACATGTTAGATAAATATCCGGATGCGGTGATATCTTCCAAATATTATCATGAAATAATCACCACCGGAAAAATGTTGGGCAGAAAATTCGGATGGATGGAATGTCCCTCCGTTTCACAGCCTTTGGACAAAAGAAAACCAAGACCAAAGCGCCTGATAGACTTTATTCGGTGGGCATCGGATCTTAACACCATGCACCGCTGTTGTACTTCAGAAACAAGGAATTGTTCCACCTGCAAAGACGGGGCCGCACATATGAGTTGGGTGATGGTAAATAAGCGTGCTCATATTCGTACCTCCAAGGATCTGCAAAACTGGATTGAGGTTTACGAGATGTTTGCCAAGCTCTATCAATTTATCCCGTGGTAAATAATATGCGGTCAAAAAAACCTGTAATTATTGGATATGATTCGGTTTCTCCCCTGGGAACCGATATGGAATCCCAGTGGCGCAGGGCTGTCAGGGGTGAAAGCGGAATAGGCCAACTCACCCGCTTTACCACCGATGAAAACTTTCCCGTTCGTATTGCCGGCCAGGTCGATGATATTGACACCACGCCTTATCCTTTTTTAAGTGCACGAAATCTCGCACAGTGGACATCCCCGATTTTCAAATATGCCATGCTGGTGGTGCACCGTGCCCTGGAAAAAAGTAAAATTAAAATCACCCCCGATTTAGCCCCAAAGGTCGCCATTACTTTCAGTTCCGCAGTGGGCGGGCAGGATGCTGTTTTGAAAGCAGACCGGCTCATGATTTCCCGGCACAAACTGCCCCATCCATTCACCAACCCCAACTCATGCATCAATATGGTCGGTGGGAAAATATCCATTTTAACCGGTGCCACCGGCCCCATTACCTCAACCATTACCGCCTGTGCCACCGGTGTCACTTCAATGATCATAGGGGCAATGCTGCTTGAGCAGGGAAAAGCTGATGTCGTCATTTGCGGTGCGGTTGATTTTGCCCTTGTTGAACCGATTGTGGCCGGGTTTGCCACCATGAACGGCACCTATAGCCCCAAACCCGGTCTTCCCCAAGAACCGGCTGAAAGGGCCAGCAGACCTTTTTCTATTGACAGAAGAGGCTTTGTCATCTCCGAAGGCGCGGGCAGTATTATTATATGTACCCAAGAATTTGCCAAGGCCCATGGTCTCAGTTACCATATTGAAATAGCCGGTTGGGGCATGACCTCGGATGCCTATCATTTTGTTGCTCCGAATTTTGAGACCGTTAAAAGATGCATCACTGAAAGTATTGACAATGCAGATATAAAGCCCGATGATATCGATGCGGTAAATGCACACGGCACCTCTACGAAAATCGGCGATAAAGTTGAATTTGATGCCTTGAAAGCGGTATTTGGAAATGCTATACCTCCGGTATCGGCAAACAAATCGCTGATCGGTCATGCCATGGGGGCGTCCAGTGCGATTGAGTCTATTTTTGCCATTTGCGGGATGAAAAGGAGCACTTTGCTTCCAACCATCAACTATACACCGGACCCGGGCATGGTTTTGGACTGTGTACCCGAAGGCGCACGCAATCATAGTCAGGAATATGTGCTTAAAAATTCCTTTGGGTTTGGCGGATGCAATTCATGTGTTGTTTTCCGCAGGATAGCATAAACGATGAAAGCACCCAAAAACAGACGTGTATTTGTTATCGGCTACGGCACTGCCACACCGCTGGGAAAAACCTTTGAAAAAACCTGGCAACGGGCGGTGAATGGCGAGGCCGGTTTTCGCAAGGTAACGCGATGTGAAACAAACTCACGCAGCAATGTGGTGGGCGAGATTCCGGACTGGGATCCCATGACCCTTGATTTCATGGACAGGAAAGAGGCCTATAACTGGAATGCGGATTATGTTTTTTTAACCATGGCGGTTTGCAAAGAAGCTCTGATAAATTCCGCGTTGGAAATAGACAAGGATACCGGCCCCAGAACCGCCTGCTTGATCGGATCTGCCTTAAATGG
Coding sequences within it:
- a CDS encoding beta-ketoacyl-[acyl-carrier-protein] synthase family protein, which encodes MRSKKPVIIGYDSVSPLGTDMESQWRRAVRGESGIGQLTRFTTDENFPVRIAGQVDDIDTTPYPFLSARNLAQWTSPIFKYAMLVVHRALEKSKIKITPDLAPKVAITFSSAVGGQDAVLKADRLMISRHKLPHPFTNPNSCINMVGGKISILTGATGPITSTITACATGVTSMIIGAMLLEQGKADVVICGAVDFALVEPIVAGFATMNGTYSPKPGLPQEPAERASRPFSIDRRGFVISEGAGSIIICTQEFAKAHGLSYHIEIAGWGMTSDAYHFVAPNFETVKRCITESIDNADIKPDDIDAVNAHGTSTKIGDKVEFDALKAVFGNAIPPVSANKSLIGHAMGASSAIESIFAICGMKRSTLLPTINYTPDPGMVLDCVPEGARNHSQEYVLKNSFGFGGCNSCVVFRRIA